A genomic segment from Geitlerinema sp. PCC 7407 encodes:
- a CDS encoding Npun_F5560 family protein, with product MTQTDLSSFQDLQSQVVNLREELQMRDQLVQQLSQELFRLVKGNTGFMPTPEVSEKHQAEMRALREQLQGVEQQVSFYQEQISSRDSEIYQLRQTVQELTDRSRMLEQVVQELPKVYRQKFAERMAPIKEKVAAIQQENRKLHAELQSVSYRLAVRNRRAGSLDLPSFPRGAMPNVPTFSDV from the coding sequence GTGACTCAAACTGACCTTTCAAGTTTTCAGGATCTCCAATCTCAGGTCGTGAACCTGCGGGAAGAACTGCAAATGCGCGACCAGCTCGTGCAGCAGCTGTCCCAGGAGCTGTTTCGCTTGGTGAAGGGCAACACCGGGTTCATGCCGACGCCGGAGGTGTCCGAAAAGCACCAGGCTGAGATGCGGGCGCTGCGGGAGCAGCTGCAGGGCGTCGAGCAGCAGGTGTCTTTCTACCAAGAACAGATTTCCAGCCGCGACTCTGAGATCTATCAGCTGCGGCAAACGGTGCAGGAGCTGACCGATCGCTCCCGGATGCTGGAGCAGGTGGTGCAGGAGCTGCCGAAGGTGTACCGCCAGAAGTTTGCGGAGCGCATGGCACCGATCAAGGAGAAGGTGGCGGCGATCCAGCAGGAAAACCGGAAGCTCCACGCGGAGCTGCAGAGCGTGAGCTATCGCCTGGCGGTGCGCAATCGTCGGGCTGGCAGCCTCGATTTGCCGAGCTTCCCCCGAGGCGCGATGCCCAATGTGCCGACCTTCAGCGACGTCTAG